CGAGACCGAAGGACGTGAACTGATGCGTTCATTTGAGAAAAATTCGATTCTGGCCACCATTGATGAGGCATGGAAAGAACACCTCCGTGAACTGGATGATTTGCGTCAGTCCGTGCAAAATGCCAGTTATGAGCAAAAAGATCCTTTGCTGATCTATAAATTCGAGTCCTTTGAATTATTCAAGGGCATGATCGAAAAAGTAAACAAGGATGTGGTTTCCTTATTGTTGAAGAGCAGTATTCCCCTTCGTGACCCGAATGAGGTACAACGTGCCCAGACACCCCGAAGGTTGGATATGAGCCGTATGCAGGCCAGGAAAAGTGAATTTGCGCGGGGAGCATCCAGGCAACAACAGCCCGGGATGGAAGATACCCGTGAAAAACAACGTCCCCAGCCCTTGGTGAAAACAGAAAAGAAGGTGGGGCGTAATGATCCCTGTCCCTGTGGAAGCGGGAAAAAGTATAAGAATTGTTGCGGTTCTAATCAGTAAAGACCGGAAAGGTTTTATTGTCTCAGGAAACCCCTGCTTAAGGGTATTTCGATATTTGCTGGATTTGAAGCCGGATCAGTCTTTATTAATCAGTCCAATTATTAAAATAAAATAACTAATGAGAACAACAAAGTTCATGACAATAGCCGGGTTTGCTTTATTGGCTGTATTTATTTCTTCGTGCGGACCAACTAAAGAAAATAATCTGAAAAACTGGGCCATAGCTCCTTTTATACGTCCTGCCGGTGTAAATCCGGTGCTCATTCCTTTGAATACGGAATTTTACTGTCCGATGCAACAGGGTGTTATCCGTTGGGAGGAAAGTGATGTATTTAATCCCGCTGCTATTGTTAAAAACGATACCATATGCGTATTATACCGGGCTGAAGATAATTCGGGACAGGGAATCGGTAAGCGTACCTCAAGGATCGGATATGCGCAGTCGGTGGATGGTACAAAAATAGTGAAGCGTCGTTCCGCTCCGGTTTTATTCCCCGATGAAGACAGCCAGAAGGAAATGGAATGGCCCGGAGGTTGCGAAGATCCCCGTGTGGCCGTGACGGAAGACGGTACTTATGTGATTTTGTATACCCAATGGAACCGCAAAATTGCCCGTTTGGCCGTTGCTACTTCAAAAGACCTGGTCAACTGGGAAAAGCACGGTCCGGTATTCCAACAGGCTTTCGACGGGAAATATGCCGATTATTTCAGTAAATCGGCATCCATCGTTACAGAGGTGAAAGACGGACGACTGGTGATCTCAAAAATAAATGGAAAATATATGATGTACTGGGGTGAGCGACATGTATTTGCAGCAACATCTACCGATCTGGTGAACTGGACACCTTTGGTCGATGAAAAGCTGGGACTTGTTCCGTTGGCTTCCCCCCGGAAAGGATATTTCGACAGTGACCTGACCGAATGTGGCCCACCGGCTGTCCTTACAAAAAATGGAATCGTCCTGATCTACAACGGGAAAAATAAGGGTGGTGACGACAGGGATCCGAACTACACGGCTAATTCATATTGTGCCGGACAAATGCTTTTTGATAAAAACGATCCATATAAGCTGATCGATCGTCTGGATACACCTTTCTTGATTCCGGAAGAAGATTTCGAGAAAAGCGGCCAGTATCCTG
This portion of the Bacteroidales bacterium genome encodes:
- a CDS encoding glycoside hydrolase family 130 protein produces the protein MTIAGFALLAVFISSCGPTKENNLKNWAIAPFIRPAGVNPVLIPLNTEFYCPMQQGVIRWEESDVFNPAAIVKNDTICVLYRAEDNSGQGIGKRTSRIGYAQSVDGTKIVKRRSAPVLFPDEDSQKEMEWPGGCEDPRVAVTEDGTYVILYTQWNRKIARLAVATSKDLVNWEKHGPVFQQAFDGKYADYFSKSASIVTEVKDGRLVISKINGKYMMYWGERHVFAATSTDLVNWTPLVDEKLGLVPLASPRKGYFDSDLTECGPPAVLTKNGIVLIYNGKNKGGDDRDPNYTANSYCAGQMLFDKNDPYKLIDRLDTPFLIPEEDFEKSGQYPAGTVFVEGLVYHRNKWFLYYGCADSRVAVVTCDKKID